One part of the Sorangiineae bacterium MSr11954 genome encodes these proteins:
- the pelF gene encoding GT4 family glycosyltransferase PelF: MKKTPLLGNLLRPSRGPKLRPGEIADITLLLEGTYPFVSGGVSSWVHQIIRGLPEIRFALVFIGGSADKTEKLRYELPPNVVHLEEHYLSDVPKDQRVISRRGDEKFHRDARALHDALKASAPQPTASESGQWFPPFAAQQLPRVVRRVSGVVDAGATWESLSRAAVEAARIADLPPPLEDVLTPVVSAMSQNPQAAERDFLFSELSWEMICERYQASARERSFLEYFWCVRSMHAPLFIMARAAENIPPSRAYHVISTGYAGFLGMLLNRARRVPLILTEHGIYTKERRIELLQASWIKDDDQAGETSGGIGHFRQMWIRFFEALGKMTYAAADPIISLYEGNRARQIKDGAESGRTRVLANGIDIARFAPLRAKRPKGVPHVLGLIGRVVPIKDIKTFIRTMRVVREELPEAEGWIVGPEEEDPNYAAECHDLVKGLGLTDVVKFLGFRKVEDILPQLGLNVLTSISEAQPLVVLEAFAAGVPCVSSDVGCCRELIEGVSEPDRALGPAGRVVKIADPEATGRAAVELLRDEAAWFGAQQAGIARVERFYTQAQMIDHYRSVYERALERGQAILQQQAAQATHAAQSGRSAQKRS; the protein is encoded by the coding sequence ATGAAAAAAACGCCCCTTCTCGGTAACCTCCTCCGGCCCTCGCGCGGCCCCAAGCTCCGCCCGGGCGAGATCGCCGACATCACCTTGCTGCTCGAAGGGACGTACCCGTTCGTGAGCGGCGGCGTCTCCAGCTGGGTGCATCAGATCATCCGCGGCCTGCCGGAGATCCGCTTTGCCCTGGTGTTCATCGGGGGCTCGGCGGACAAAACGGAGAAGCTCCGCTACGAGCTGCCGCCCAACGTGGTGCACCTCGAGGAGCACTACCTCTCCGACGTGCCCAAAGACCAAAGGGTCATCTCGCGCCGCGGCGACGAGAAGTTCCACCGCGACGCGCGCGCCCTGCACGACGCGCTCAAGGCGAGCGCGCCGCAGCCCACCGCGTCCGAGAGCGGGCAGTGGTTTCCGCCGTTCGCGGCGCAGCAGCTTCCGCGCGTGGTCCGCCGGGTCAGCGGGGTGGTCGACGCCGGGGCGACCTGGGAGAGCCTCTCGCGCGCGGCCGTCGAGGCGGCGCGCATCGCGGATCTGCCGCCGCCGCTGGAGGACGTCCTCACGCCGGTGGTCTCGGCCATGTCGCAGAACCCGCAGGCGGCCGAGCGCGACTTCCTCTTCAGCGAGCTCTCGTGGGAGATGATCTGCGAGCGCTACCAAGCGAGCGCCCGCGAGCGCTCGTTCCTCGAATATTTCTGGTGCGTGCGCTCCATGCACGCGCCCCTCTTCATCATGGCGCGCGCCGCCGAGAACATCCCGCCCTCGCGCGCCTACCACGTCATCTCCACCGGATACGCGGGCTTTCTGGGCATGCTCCTGAACCGCGCGCGCCGGGTGCCGCTCATCCTCACCGAGCACGGCATCTACACCAAGGAGCGGCGCATCGAGCTGCTCCAAGCCTCCTGGATCAAAGACGACGATCAGGCGGGCGAGACCTCCGGCGGCATTGGCCACTTCCGCCAAATGTGGATTCGCTTCTTCGAGGCGCTCGGCAAAATGACCTATGCCGCGGCCGATCCCATCATATCCCTCTACGAGGGCAACCGCGCCCGGCAGATCAAAGACGGCGCCGAGTCCGGGCGCACCCGGGTGCTGGCCAACGGCATCGACATCGCCCGCTTCGCACCGCTGCGCGCCAAGCGCCCCAAGGGGGTGCCGCACGTGCTGGGGCTCATCGGGCGCGTGGTGCCCATCAAGGACATCAAGACCTTCATCCGCACCATGCGCGTGGTCCGCGAGGAGCTGCCGGAGGCGGAAGGTTGGATCGTGGGGCCGGAGGAGGAAGATCCCAACTACGCGGCCGAGTGCCACGATCTCGTCAAGGGCCTCGGCCTCACCGACGTGGTGAAGTTCCTGGGCTTTCGAAAGGTCGAGGACATCTTGCCGCAGCTGGGGCTCAACGTGCTCACCTCCATCAGCGAGGCGCAGCCCCTGGTGGTGCTCGAGGCCTTCGCCGCCGGCGTCCCGTGCGTCTCGTCCGACGTGGGCTGCTGCCGGGAGCTCATCGAGGGGGTGAGCGAGCCCGATCGCGCCTTGGGCCCCGCGGGCCGTGTCGTGAAAATCGCCGACCCCGAGGCGACGGGGAGGGCCGCCGTGGAGCTGTTGCGCGACGAAGCCGCCTGGTTCGGCGCGCAGCAAGCCGGCATCGCGCGGGTGGAGCGCTTCTATACGCAAGCGCAAATGATTGACCATTATCGCTCGGTCTACGAGCGGGCGCTGGAGCGCGGGCAAGCGATCCTCCAGCAGCAGGCCGCACAAGCCACGCACGCGGCACAATCGGGCCGATCCGCGCAAAAGCGCTCTTAG
- a CDS encoding tetratricopeptide repeat protein, which translates to MRLRYGFACALAGTVATALFTAPSASADSSPSRPSRPSRSPRTSRSVSVSRDNVERLAALLDDERTVAELKREGALSSPQGSEMALLDAMRAYEALGDPEGAAELLKRRSARFPQERTPRVQLAMLYERMGKSESALPVWQALDDKFGLTVEQTVQYARALSRVGRSADALVLLKKNHPDAALRATGAKAKEATAAATQDYWRDLAKLAWQFDESAEALAAYRRVWAADHRAPDAALRLMTLAAEAGEREEAAAVAREAYKLEKEPRFLLFIAEQGERAEDWAGVARILNVPVSEQQRFEGREQFWLLRAEAYDHLGNKNAARDCYRAALRLNPASVPIRLSLLWDALDRSERGETDNLREYVEAWRDDVGGEPEMWSPYAQALVRLGRVREAIPFYQKRLSAAPDEYGTMLAYADALDKIQRADAAMRLRRHAFAKLREGFVAQVQAGARARGQDKAVPNEFHLLEHHADLSRRLAGVEEGERWFAYAMNHSKPSEYRDDFAIGWNLDNERSDYVKRQLTSRKGARVNRPIWDSYRLVLASSDDDRTEMRRLLASSSNLGYSERYRAELELGRDDLALATIQEQLARDEPIPDEPELRHTQREIFERHAVAGKVGGTYEYVDGLHLQGPDVLASHDFLGGRILYEGFGREMTSPNGSVNVPNDGRRLEGDLGVTLRFQKRDSIFEVGAGANYQPRQPVPHFELFNATDILRGRVSTVVNLHVNMPIPDTPFMRLVGVRNELQLMGHFGITEHLYAEAEVFGRENTSRTFEHLSGELGGTADVGVHVLRRTPELNIAVRGSVSHRANVSRIPNDLLDTIPIGTAKEIETYLAPSYRMVSFVVQLTRGDFFERQRVEWLPLPRYDCSAELGYLFPQNTPAGSARCSASIRITPHGYLSALGSYTLGLFGLEDATNVRTSLAYTQFFL; encoded by the coding sequence ATGCGGTTGCGATACGGTTTCGCGTGCGCTCTGGCGGGCACGGTGGCGACGGCGCTCTTTACGGCACCCTCGGCGTCGGCCGACTCATCTCCATCGCGCCCGTCGCGCCCCTCGCGCTCGCCGCGCACCTCGCGCAGCGTCTCCGTCTCGCGCGACAACGTGGAGCGGCTGGCCGCCCTGCTCGACGACGAGCGCACGGTGGCTGAATTGAAGCGCGAAGGCGCGCTCTCGTCGCCGCAAGGCTCCGAGATGGCGCTGCTCGACGCCATGCGCGCGTACGAAGCGCTGGGCGATCCCGAGGGCGCCGCGGAGCTCTTGAAGCGTCGCTCGGCTCGGTTCCCTCAGGAACGAACGCCGCGCGTGCAGCTGGCGATGCTCTACGAGCGCATGGGAAAGTCGGAGAGCGCGCTGCCGGTGTGGCAAGCCCTCGACGACAAGTTCGGGCTCACGGTGGAGCAAACCGTGCAGTATGCACGCGCCTTGTCGCGCGTCGGTCGCTCGGCCGATGCGCTGGTCTTGCTGAAGAAGAACCACCCCGACGCCGCCCTGCGCGCCACCGGCGCGAAGGCCAAAGAGGCCACCGCCGCCGCCACCCAGGACTACTGGCGCGACCTCGCCAAGCTCGCCTGGCAGTTCGACGAGTCCGCCGAGGCGCTCGCCGCATACCGCCGCGTATGGGCCGCCGATCACCGCGCGCCGGACGCGGCCCTGCGGCTCATGACCCTCGCCGCCGAGGCGGGGGAGCGCGAGGAAGCGGCCGCCGTCGCCCGCGAAGCGTACAAGCTGGAGAAGGAGCCGCGCTTTCTGCTCTTCATCGCCGAGCAAGGCGAGCGCGCCGAGGATTGGGCGGGGGTCGCGCGCATCCTGAACGTGCCCGTCTCCGAGCAGCAACGGTTCGAGGGGCGCGAGCAGTTCTGGCTTTTGCGCGCCGAGGCGTACGACCACCTCGGCAACAAGAACGCGGCGCGCGATTGCTACCGCGCCGCCTTGCGGCTGAACCCCGCCTCGGTGCCCATCCGCCTCTCGCTCCTCTGGGATGCCCTCGATCGCAGCGAGCGAGGTGAAACGGACAACCTGCGCGAATATGTCGAGGCATGGCGCGACGACGTGGGTGGCGAGCCCGAAATGTGGAGCCCCTATGCGCAGGCGCTGGTGCGGCTCGGCCGCGTGCGCGAGGCGATTCCCTTCTATCAGAAGCGCCTTTCGGCCGCGCCGGACGAGTACGGCACCATGCTCGCCTACGCCGACGCACTGGACAAAATCCAACGCGCCGACGCCGCGATGCGTCTGCGGCGCCATGCGTTTGCCAAGCTGCGCGAGGGCTTCGTGGCCCAAGTCCAAGCCGGCGCGCGCGCGCGCGGGCAAGACAAAGCCGTACCCAACGAGTTTCACCTCCTGGAGCACCACGCCGATCTCTCGCGCCGACTCGCGGGGGTCGAGGAGGGGGAGCGCTGGTTCGCCTATGCGATGAACCACTCCAAGCCCTCCGAGTACCGCGACGATTTCGCCATTGGCTGGAATTTGGATAACGAGCGTTCCGATTACGTCAAAAGGCAACTCACCTCGCGCAAAGGCGCCCGCGTCAATCGTCCGATTTGGGATTCGTACCGCCTGGTTTTGGCCTCCTCGGACGACGATCGGACCGAGATGAGACGTCTGCTCGCGTCCTCCAGCAACCTTGGCTACTCGGAGCGTTACCGTGCAGAGCTCGAGCTCGGTCGCGACGACCTGGCCTTGGCCACCATTCAAGAGCAGCTCGCGCGCGACGAGCCGATCCCGGACGAGCCCGAGCTTCGCCACACGCAGCGCGAAATCTTCGAGCGCCACGCGGTGGCCGGGAAGGTCGGCGGCACGTACGAGTACGTCGACGGGCTTCATCTGCAGGGGCCCGACGTGCTGGCGTCCCATGATTTCCTGGGTGGCCGCATCCTCTATGAGGGCTTCGGTCGCGAAATGACATCACCCAATGGGTCGGTCAACGTCCCCAACGACGGGCGAAGGCTCGAGGGTGATCTCGGTGTCACCTTGCGCTTTCAAAAACGCGACAGCATCTTCGAGGTGGGGGCGGGGGCGAACTATCAGCCCCGACAACCGGTGCCGCACTTCGAGTTGTTCAACGCGACCGATATCCTTCGGGGGCGCGTCAGCACGGTGGTCAATCTTCATGTCAACATGCCCATCCCCGACACGCCGTTCATGCGGCTCGTCGGTGTGCGCAACGAGCTACAGCTCATGGGTCATTTTGGCATCACAGAGCATCTGTACGCCGAGGCCGAGGTTTTCGGGCGTGAAAACACCTCGCGCACCTTCGAGCACTTGAGCGGAGAGCTTGGAGGCACCGCCGACGTGGGGGTGCACGTTTTGCGGCGCACACCGGAGTTGAATATCGCTGTTCGAGGGAGCGTATCCCATCGCGCCAACGTATCCCGCATTCCGAACGACCTGCTGGATACGATTCCCATTGGAACCGCCAAGGAGATCGAAACGTACCTCGCGCCATCGTATCGCATGGTCAGCTTCGTCGTGCAGCTTACCCGCGGGGACTTCTTCGAACGGCAGCGCGTCGAATGGTTGCCGCTGCCGCGCTATGATTGCAGCGCCGAACTTGGCTATCTTTTCCCGCAGAACACCCCCGCTGGCAGCGCCCGTTGTTCCGCCAGCATTCGCATCACCCCCCATGGCTATCTGAGTGCTCTAGGCTCCTACACGTTGGGCCTTTTCGGCCTGGAAGACGCTACAAACGTGCGCACGAGTCTTGCGTATACGCAGTTTTTCTTGTGA
- a CDS encoding endo alpha-1,4 polygalactosaminidase, with protein MSSSLAIEQKVSFAHLWTILGWFVALAAIHTSAPRTAHAADAARSESRQRTAFFYGPNVPPELLNHYDRVVVEPENAGNLVPPRPAAQGGATGVGKPELSRAEIFAYASIGEVHPTRSYRRDVPHAWVLGRNDEYGADIMDTTRPEWRAFVLDRILEPLYRKGYRGFFFDTLESYKRFAPQPSWGQHAAGLAAIVRGFAQRHPDAKILLNRGFEFLPQVAPVVAGVVAESLFSTWRMEGKTQVAAVVTPQQRDALLVQLREAANRYRLPVTVIDYLPVSAGVEARKAIAKKILALGFSPYVTGFNLDEIGVGEIENVPRRVLLLYKGSDDEAFLGVQDANVLVAPVMEWMGYRIDYHDVRRALPSHNLAGQYAGIIVFLPDGTANEAALERFLNKQLDLGMRIAFMEGFGFTPNERFLRRLGLAAASVEAKAPMTLVPFTTQQPLSPYVGFEAKPRPRLRELTPVNLGPNAESTKTKSYLHVEDAGHRKWDGVVLGPWGGAAFFPYVLDEGLEGERRWVLDPFRFLHDALGLPSIPVPDVTTESGRRELTVHIDGDAFPSLAERRGYPYAGQVILDDVLKVYQLPHTVSVVEGEVGPSGRYPEKSPALERIAREIFRLPNVEVASHTYSHPFFWADAEAGKTAPHGVEPVHLPIPGYKFLLERDIVGSVDYINKRLAPPDKRVRVLLWPGDCSPSGRAVGMSDGIGVYNVNGGGATRNRETPSLTRGSAMGVPNDNGAFQVFTPVENENVYTNDFLGPYYGYRRAIETFELNDNPRRLTHIPVYFHFYSAVKTAALAALKEVYAWVLRQETIPLYLSEYAAKVLAFQKVTLARRIEDGAWEIAQNGPLRTVRVDDAWGWPDLDKSTGVAGLRDVPQGRYVHLLSGVKVVLASRTSPSEGVYLEHANGQIANWTREAKGARFRIRGNVPLVITVGGVRRGASCTLRYGTFGARDATNTARGILGSVKDTRASTVSMQFTLKETDTGEGSLECQ; from the coding sequence ATGTCTTCCTCGCTGGCCATTGAACAGAAAGTGAGCTTCGCGCACCTATGGACGATCCTTGGGTGGTTCGTGGCGCTCGCCGCGATCCACACCAGCGCACCGCGTACGGCTCATGCAGCCGATGCAGCGCGCAGCGAATCGCGCCAGCGGACCGCGTTTTTTTACGGTCCGAACGTACCGCCGGAGCTGCTGAACCATTACGACCGGGTGGTCGTCGAGCCGGAGAATGCGGGCAACCTCGTCCCCCCGCGGCCCGCCGCTCAAGGTGGCGCGACGGGCGTCGGCAAACCCGAGCTCTCGCGCGCCGAGATCTTCGCGTACGCCAGCATCGGCGAGGTGCACCCCACGCGCTCCTATCGACGGGACGTCCCGCACGCGTGGGTCCTCGGCCGGAACGACGAATACGGCGCCGACATCATGGACACCACGCGGCCCGAGTGGCGTGCCTTCGTGCTCGATCGGATCCTCGAGCCGCTCTACCGCAAAGGCTACCGCGGCTTCTTCTTCGACACCTTGGAGAGCTACAAGCGCTTCGCGCCGCAGCCTTCGTGGGGCCAGCACGCGGCCGGCCTCGCGGCCATCGTGCGCGGCTTTGCGCAGCGCCATCCCGACGCGAAAATCCTGCTCAATCGCGGCTTCGAATTTTTGCCGCAGGTCGCGCCGGTGGTGGCAGGGGTGGTCGCCGAGTCCTTGTTCAGCACGTGGCGGATGGAGGGGAAAACGCAAGTCGCGGCGGTGGTCACTCCGCAGCAGCGCGACGCCCTGCTCGTGCAGCTGCGCGAGGCCGCGAACCGTTACCGGCTCCCCGTCACCGTCATCGATTACCTCCCCGTCAGCGCCGGGGTCGAGGCGCGCAAGGCCATCGCCAAGAAGATCCTCGCGCTCGGCTTCTCGCCGTATGTCACGGGCTTCAACTTGGACGAGATTGGCGTGGGCGAGATCGAGAACGTCCCGCGCCGCGTGCTGCTGCTCTACAAGGGCAGTGACGACGAGGCCTTCCTCGGCGTGCAAGACGCCAATGTGCTCGTCGCCCCCGTCATGGAGTGGATGGGTTACCGCATCGACTACCACGACGTGCGGCGCGCGCTCCCGAGCCACAATCTGGCGGGTCAATACGCGGGCATCATCGTGTTCCTCCCCGATGGCACGGCCAACGAGGCGGCGCTCGAGCGGTTCTTGAACAAGCAGCTCGACCTCGGGATGCGCATCGCCTTCATGGAGGGCTTCGGCTTCACCCCCAACGAGCGCTTCCTCCGGCGCCTCGGTCTCGCGGCGGCGAGCGTGGAAGCCAAGGCGCCCATGACCCTCGTGCCGTTCACCACCCAGCAGCCGCTCTCGCCGTACGTCGGCTTCGAAGCCAAGCCGCGCCCCCGCCTCCGCGAGCTCACCCCGGTGAACCTGGGGCCGAACGCCGAGTCCACCAAGACGAAGAGCTATCTGCACGTCGAGGACGCCGGGCACCGAAAATGGGATGGCGTGGTGCTGGGCCCCTGGGGCGGCGCCGCATTTTTCCCGTATGTCCTCGACGAGGGGCTGGAAGGGGAGCGCCGTTGGGTGCTCGATCCCTTCCGCTTTTTGCACGACGCCCTCGGCCTCCCCTCGATCCCGGTACCCGATGTGACCACCGAGAGCGGACGGCGCGAGCTCACCGTTCACATCGACGGCGACGCCTTTCCAAGCTTGGCCGAACGCCGCGGCTACCCGTACGCGGGGCAGGTCATCCTCGACGACGTCCTCAAGGTGTACCAGCTCCCGCACACGGTCTCCGTGGTGGAGGGCGAGGTCGGCCCGTCCGGCAGGTACCCCGAGAAATCCCCGGCCCTCGAGCGCATCGCCCGCGAGATTTTCCGCCTGCCCAATGTCGAGGTGGCGAGCCACACGTACAGCCACCCCTTCTTCTGGGCGGACGCCGAGGCGGGGAAGACCGCGCCCCACGGCGTGGAGCCGGTGCACCTGCCGATTCCCGGTTACAAGTTCCTCCTCGAGCGCGACATCGTCGGATCGGTCGACTACATCAATAAGCGGCTCGCGCCACCGGACAAGAGAGTCCGAGTCTTGCTATGGCCGGGCGATTGTTCTCCCAGCGGGAGGGCGGTCGGCATGAGCGATGGCATCGGCGTTTACAATGTCAACGGTGGTGGCGCGACGCGCAATCGCGAGACCCCCTCGCTGACGCGCGGCTCCGCGATGGGCGTGCCCAACGACAATGGGGCGTTCCAAGTGTTCACACCGGTGGAGAACGAGAACGTTTACACCAACGACTTCCTGGGCCCCTATTACGGATACCGCCGAGCCATCGAGACGTTCGAGCTCAATGATAACCCCCGTCGTCTAACGCACATCCCGGTGTATTTCCACTTCTACTCGGCGGTCAAGACCGCGGCCCTGGCCGCGTTGAAAGAGGTCTACGCCTGGGTGCTGCGGCAGGAGACGATACCGCTCTACCTGAGCGAGTATGCCGCCAAGGTCCTGGCGTTTCAAAAAGTGACGCTGGCGCGTCGAATCGAGGACGGTGCGTGGGAGATTGCGCAGAACGGTCCGCTTCGCACCGTTCGCGTGGACGACGCCTGGGGTTGGCCGGATCTGGACAAGTCGACCGGTGTTGCCGGCTTGCGGGATGTCCCTCAGGGGCGCTACGTTCACCTTCTATCGGGGGTGAAGGTGGTGCTCGCATCGCGCACGTCACCTTCTGAAGGTGTGTATTTGGAGCATGCCAACGGGCAGATTGCCAACTGGACGCGCGAGGCGAAGGGAGCGCGGTTTCGGATTCGAGGAAATGTGCCTTTGGTCATTACGGTGGGGGGAGTTCGCCGCGGTGCCAGTTGCACCTTGCGGTATGGGACCTTCGGCGCGAGAGATGCAACGAACACGGCCAGGGGCATCCTCGGCTCGGTGAAGGACACACGCGCGTCCACGGTATCGATGCAGTTCACACTCAAAGAGACAGACACCGGGGAGGGGAGTCTTGAATGTCAGTAA
- a CDS encoding endo alpha-1,4 polygalactosaminidase — protein MGPGFPESGPWVSFYGTASKMRDLAKVARTFRIINIDADPDNDGGSNFTDAQLATLRAGGKNRVLSYLNLGACERTRSYWSHAPAPFVPCAKNKGAQLGAYAGYADEVWMDPSNAPYQALMVDFVAARLAARKIDGFYLDNLEVIEHPKSGPNGPCSAQCKQGGLDLVKRLRDKFPDLLLVMQNATGRITRLGVTGGVRFATLLDGIAHEEVYAPRHDPTAETELLAWKQMNIRSRNGHPLWIATEDYAGSCANQKIARDAWSRSQRHGFSPYISDESGGQNVVCYWPF, from the coding sequence GTGGGTCCGGGCTTCCCCGAGAGCGGACCGTGGGTCTCGTTCTATGGGACGGCCTCCAAGATGCGCGATCTGGCCAAGGTGGCGCGAACCTTTCGCATCATCAACATCGACGCCGACCCGGACAACGACGGGGGGTCCAACTTCACCGACGCGCAGCTCGCGACCTTGCGGGCGGGCGGCAAGAACCGGGTGCTCAGCTACTTGAACCTGGGCGCGTGCGAGCGAACGCGCTCCTATTGGTCGCACGCGCCCGCCCCCTTCGTGCCCTGCGCCAAAAACAAGGGCGCGCAGCTCGGAGCCTACGCCGGCTACGCCGATGAAGTGTGGATGGACCCGAGCAACGCCCCATACCAGGCGCTGATGGTGGACTTCGTGGCCGCGCGATTGGCCGCACGCAAGATCGACGGGTTCTACCTGGACAATCTGGAGGTGATCGAGCACCCCAAATCCGGTCCGAACGGACCGTGCAGCGCGCAGTGCAAGCAGGGCGGCCTCGATCTGGTGAAGCGCCTTCGCGACAAATTTCCGGATCTGCTTCTGGTGATGCAAAACGCGACCGGCCGCATCACGCGCCTGGGGGTCACGGGCGGCGTGAGGTTTGCCACCTTGCTCGATGGCATCGCGCACGAAGAGGTGTACGCACCGCGGCACGATCCCACGGCCGAGACAGAGCTGCTCGCTTGGAAGCAAATGAACATCCGCAGCAGGAACGGGCACCCGCTCTGGATTGCGACCGAGGACTACGCGGGAAGCTGCGCCAATCAGAAAATCGCGCGCGACGCGTGGTCGCGAAGCCAGCGCCATGGGTTCTCGCCCTACATCTCGGACGAGAGCGGCGGGCAGAACGTGGTTTGCTACTGGCCGTTCTGA
- a CDS encoding FAD-dependent oxidoreductase gives MGGGDQKLTGPDLAQGIEATDLTEGVMLVGHAHGEAVLVARKGTEVFAVGATCTHYGGPLAEGLLVDDTVRCPWHHACFSLRSGEALRAPALNALPCFEVDQRDGKVFVLGKRPPQTKRAPAAAPESIVIVGAGAAGNAAAEMLRREGYVGKVTMVGDDPALPCDRPNLSKDYLAGTAPEEWIPLRAPEFYEDKRIELRLGVRVDRIEPSTQKMVFADGTRLGYGALLLATGAEPVRLEIPGADLPHVHYLRTLAQSRAIIARAERAKRAVVLGASFIGLEVAASLRARGLEVAVVAPEARPLERVMGPELGDFLRSFHEEHGVVFHLGQTATRIDPERVVLASGESLEADLVVAGIGVRPNVQLAEAAGLAVDRGVAVNEYLQTSVPGIWAAGDIARWPDPHTGQKIRVEHWVVAERQGQIAAINMLGGRTLCDLTPFFWSQHYDLPIAYVGHAEKWDRIDVSGSLAARDATFAFRAGEKTLAVVTVGRDRQSLEAELAFERRDARVLAGL, from the coding sequence ATGGGCGGCGGCGATCAGAAGCTCACGGGTCCGGATCTCGCGCAAGGCATCGAGGCCACCGACTTGACCGAGGGCGTGATGCTCGTAGGGCATGCGCACGGCGAAGCGGTGCTCGTGGCCCGCAAAGGCACCGAGGTGTTCGCCGTCGGCGCCACCTGCACGCACTACGGCGGTCCGCTGGCCGAAGGGCTGCTGGTCGACGATACCGTGCGCTGCCCGTGGCACCACGCGTGTTTTTCCCTCCGCAGCGGTGAGGCGCTGCGCGCGCCGGCGCTCAACGCGCTGCCTTGCTTCGAGGTGGATCAGCGCGACGGAAAGGTGTTCGTGCTCGGCAAGCGCCCGCCGCAAACGAAGCGCGCGCCGGCGGCGGCGCCCGAGTCCATCGTGATCGTGGGCGCGGGGGCGGCGGGCAACGCGGCGGCGGAGATGCTGCGGCGCGAGGGCTATGTCGGCAAGGTGACGATGGTCGGAGACGATCCGGCGCTGCCGTGCGATCGACCGAACCTGTCGAAGGACTACTTGGCGGGGACGGCGCCCGAAGAGTGGATCCCGCTTCGCGCGCCCGAGTTCTACGAGGACAAGCGCATCGAGCTGCGCCTCGGCGTCCGCGTGGACCGCATCGAGCCGTCGACGCAAAAGATGGTGTTCGCCGATGGGACGCGCCTCGGTTACGGCGCGCTCTTGCTGGCCACGGGCGCAGAGCCGGTCCGGCTCGAGATCCCGGGGGCGGACTTGCCGCACGTGCACTACCTGCGAACCCTGGCGCAGAGCCGGGCGATCATCGCGCGCGCCGAGCGTGCGAAGCGTGCGGTGGTGCTGGGCGCGAGCTTCATCGGGCTGGAGGTGGCAGCGTCGCTCCGCGCGCGGGGGCTGGAGGTGGCGGTGGTGGCCCCGGAGGCGCGGCCGCTCGAGCGCGTGATGGGGCCCGAGCTCGGGGATTTTCTGCGCTCGTTCCACGAGGAGCACGGCGTGGTGTTTCACCTCGGGCAAACGGCGACGCGGATCGATCCGGAGCGGGTGGTGCTCGCGAGCGGCGAGTCGCTGGAGGCGGATTTGGTGGTGGCCGGCATCGGCGTGCGCCCCAATGTGCAGCTGGCGGAGGCCGCGGGGTTGGCGGTCGATCGGGGCGTGGCCGTCAACGAGTATCTGCAAACGAGCGTGCCGGGCATTTGGGCGGCGGGGGACATTGCGCGCTGGCCCGATCCGCACACGGGGCAGAAGATTCGGGTCGAGCACTGGGTGGTCGCGGAGCGGCAAGGGCAGATCGCGGCGATCAACATGCTCGGGGGGAGGACGCTCTGCGATCTGACGCCGTTCTTCTGGAGCCAACATTACGATTTGCCGATCGCCTATGTGGGGCACGCGGAGAAGTGGGATCGCATCGACGTATCGGGGAGCCTCGCCGCGCGGGACGCCACCTTTGCGTTTCGCGCGGGGGAGAAGACGCTGGCCGTGGTCACCGTCGGCCGCGATCGACAGAGCCTCGAGGCGGAGCTGGCGTTCGAGCGAAGAGATGCGCGGGTGCTCGCGGGGTTGTAG